Proteins found in one Zea mays cultivar B73 chromosome 1, Zm-B73-REFERENCE-NAM-5.0, whole genome shotgun sequence genomic segment:
- the LOC103645732 gene encoding uncharacterized protein — protein MASFNFAVLDLADGESGEAAVSVVLAKAKAQAVADAKKTIAGFEKEKPIAKNNIYFTKLQHDNGIRNILHEIKSLREALTKLRAEETKLKEDGILSAEQRKLRLMPLWEDQRKLRQHQRKLRDQEAKLRSLRKEFYLEHRFPLGAGEEDTRVHDQGVDNVNGTCNADGGRAHVYREYNSNGGRQGYPKRKVQRYVVKAKQPSSSGAPTDQVHHTPEDKVTSDSGSEAPVEIAQDETVTSTNADAAPASGIAGAAASNNGQSGPRPRTFLPKEKLNGSMKRKKKNANGGNEVDKAKKQGSSETDLLKKADKEQLTAYPMEEEKKTLVEYERIHEDKKKSSVEASRSAEVRKVSADEFEGLRMLERKKLDDDSGVMKAEKVQHKAKETRKKEGKDADDAKPKKVVIPMKDLSFQPPRRAFLLEDGTSNGGGLRPRGRFNDGGFQSRSRDNSTDSRVRAGRGGANGRAFQNEDDNCDKVAPRGGYHYHHNQGGNHNGGGYQRHAGNDNYRPRGRGYSGNGRYPPPAPKPLVVDDMDLFPPLPASAPPRAAAPATAPAPAPAQS, from the exons ATGGCCAGTTTCAACTTCGCCGTGCTCGACCTCGCGGACGGCGAGTCTGGGGAGGCCGCGGTGTCGGTCGTCCTCGCCAAGGCGAAGGCCCAGGCCGTGGCCGACGCCAAGAAGACCATTGCCGGCTTCGAGAAGGAGAAGCCGATCGCAAAGAATAATATATACTTCACCAAACTTCAGCACGACAACG GTATTAGAAATATTTTGCACGAGATCAAGAGTTTGAGAGAGGCACTCACAAAGCTGAGAGCAGAGGAAACGAAGCTGAAGGAGGATGGAATCTTGTCGGCGGAGCAAAGGAAGCTCCGTCTCATGCCTTTGTGGGAAGATCAAAGGAAGCTGAGGCAGCACCAGAGGAAACTGAGGGACCAGGAAGCGAAGTTGAGGTCTCTGCGGAAAGAATTTTATTTGGAGCATAGATTCCCTCTCGGTGCTGGCGAAGAAGACACCCGAGTCCATGATCAGGGTGTTGATAATGTCAACGGCACCTGTAATGCTGATGGAGGAAGAGCACATGTGTACCGTGAGTACAACAGTAATGGTGGCAGGCAGGGATACCCTAAGAGGAAGGTTCAGAGGTACGTTGTTAAGGCCAAGCAGCCATCGTCCTCTGGTGCTCCCACAGATCAGGTTCATCACACGCCTGAGGATAAGGTCACCTCTGATTCTGGATCAGAGGCTCCTGTAGAGATTGCTCAGGACGAAACCGTCACTTCGACCAATGCGGACGCCGCACCCGCGTCTGGTATAGCAGG AGCTGCAGCAAGTAACAACGGACAAAGTGGCCCAAGACCAAGAACGTTTCTTCCAAAGGAGAAGCTCAATGGCTCTAtgaaaaggaagaagaagaatGCGAACGGCGGCAATGAAGTAGACAAAGCAAAGAAGCAAGGTTCGTCCGAGACTGATCTTTTGAAGAAGGCTGACAAGGAACAACTGACAGCCTATCCAATGGAGGAGGAGAAAAAG ACCCTGGTTGAGTATGAGAGAATTCATGAAGACAAGAAGAAGTCTTCAGTTGAGGCATCAAGATCTGCCGAGGTGAGGAAGGTCTCCGCCGATGAATTCGAGGGCCTCCGGATGTTGGAGAGGAAGAAGCTTGACGATGACTCAGGTGTCATGAAGGCagaaaaggttcaacacaaggctaAGGAGACCAGGAAGAAGGAAGGGAAGGATGCTGACGATGCCAAGCCTAAGAAG GTTGTCATCCCCATGAAAGATCTCTCCTTTCAGCCGCCAAGGCGCGCTTTTCTACTGGAAGATGGCACTTCCAACGGTGGTGGCCTCCGCCCTCGTGGCCGCTTCAATGACGGCGGCTTCCAGTCCCGCAGCCGCGACAACAGCACCGACTCCCGGGTTCGTGCTGGCCGTGGTGGCGCCAATGGCAGGGCGTTCCAGAACGAGGATGACAACTGCGACAAAGTTGCTCCGAGGGGCGGCTACCACTACCACCACAACCAGGGCGGCAACCACAACGGCGGCGGCTACCAGCGGCACGCAGGCAATGACAACTACCGGCCACGGGGACGTGGCTACTCCGGCAACGGCCGCTACCCTCCCCCTGCCCCCAAGCCCTTGGTCGTCGACGACATGGATTTGTTCCCGCCGCTACCAGCCTCTGCTCCACCCCGAGCTGCCGCACCGGCGACCGCCCCCGCACCCGCACCCGCACAGTCCTAG